Proteins from a genomic interval of Osmerus eperlanus unplaced genomic scaffold, fOsmEpe2.1 SCAFFOLD_405, whole genome shotgun sequence:
- the LOC134015928 gene encoding rho-related GTP-binding protein RhoA-D-like isoform X3, producing MAAIRKKLVIVGDGACGKTCLLIVFSKDQFPEVYVPTVFENYVADIEVDCKQEPVKQEEGREMSNRINAFGYLECSAKTKDGVREVFEMATRAALQAKKRCKKNPCLLL from the exons ATGGCTGCCATCCGTAAGAAGCTGGTGATCGTGGGGGATGGCGCATGTGGGAAGACGTGTCTGCTCATCGTGTTCAGTAAAGACCAGTTTCCTGAGGTCTACGTACCCACAGTGTTCGAGAACTATGTCGCAGATATTGAGGTCGACTGCAAGCAG GAGCCCGTGAAGCAAGAGGAGGGGCGGGAGATGTCCAACCGAATCAATGCCTTCGGCTACCTGGAGTGCTCGGCCAAAACCAAGGATGGAGTGCGGGAGGTGTTTGAGATGGCCACCCGGGCAGCGTTGCAGGCCAAGAAGCGCTGCAAGAAGAATCCCTGCCTCCTGCtatag
- the LOC134015928 gene encoding rho-related GTP-binding protein RhoA-C-like isoform X1, whose product MAAIRKKLVIVGDGACGKTCLLIVFSKDQFPEVYVPTVFENYVADIEVDCKQVELALWDTAGQEDYDRLRPLSYPDTDVILMCFSIDSPDSLENIPEKWTPEVKHFCPNVPIILVGNKKDLRNDEHTRRELAKMKQEPVKQEEGREMSNRINAFGYLECSAKTKDGVREVFEMATRAALQAKKRCKKNPCLLL is encoded by the exons ATGGCTGCCATCCGTAAGAAGCTGGTGATCGTGGGGGATGGCGCATGTGGGAAGACGTGTCTGCTCATCGTGTTCAGTAAAGACCAGTTTCCTGAGGTCTACGTACCCACAGTGTTCGAGAACTATGTCGCAGATATTGAGGTCGACTGCAAGCAG GTGGAGCTGGCACTGTGGGACACAGCTGGGCAGGAGGACTATGACAGGCTCCGCCCCTTATCTTATCCCGATACTGACGTCATCCTGATGTGCTTCTCCATAGACAGTCCTGACAGTTTGG AAAACATTCCTGAGAAGTGGACACCAGAGGTAAAGCACTTCTGCCCCAATGTTCCCATAATCCTTGTGGGCAACAAGAAGGACCTACGCAACGATGAGCACACACGCCGGGAGCTGGCCAAGATGAAGCAG GAGCCCGTGAAGCAAGAGGAGGGGCGGGAGATGTCCAACCGAATCAATGCCTTCGGCTACCTGGAGTGCTCGGCCAAAACCAAGGATGGAGTGCGGGAGGTGTTTGAGATGGCCACCCGGGCAGCGTTGCAGGCCAAGAAGCGCTGCAAGAAGAATCCCTGCCTCCTGCtatag
- the LOC134015928 gene encoding rho-related GTP-binding protein RhoA-C-like isoform X2, with translation MAAIRKKLVIVGDGACGKTCLLIVFSKDQFPEVYVPTVFENYVEDYDRLRPLSYPDTDVILMCFSIDSPDSLENIPEKWTPEVKHFCPNVPIILVGNKKDLRNDEHTRRELAKMKQEPVKQEEGREMSNRINAFGYLECSAKTKDGVREVFEMATRAALQAKKRCKKNPCLLL, from the exons ATGGCTGCCATCCGTAAGAAGCTGGTGATCGTGGGGGATGGCGCATGTGGGAAGACGTGTCTGCTCATCGTGTTCAGTAAAGACCAGTTTCCTGAGGTCTACGTACCCACAGTGTTCGAGAACTATGTC GAGGACTATGACAGGCTCCGCCCCTTATCTTATCCCGATACTGACGTCATCCTGATGTGCTTCTCCATAGACAGTCCTGACAGTTTGG AAAACATTCCTGAGAAGTGGACACCAGAGGTAAAGCACTTCTGCCCCAATGTTCCCATAATCCTTGTGGGCAACAAGAAGGACCTACGCAACGATGAGCACACACGCCGGGAGCTGGCCAAGATGAAGCAG GAGCCCGTGAAGCAAGAGGAGGGGCGGGAGATGTCCAACCGAATCAATGCCTTCGGCTACCTGGAGTGCTCGGCCAAAACCAAGGATGGAGTGCGGGAGGTGTTTGAGATGGCCACCCGGGCAGCGTTGCAGGCCAAGAAGCGCTGCAAGAAGAATCCCTGCCTCCTGCtatag